The proteins below come from a single Natrinema sp. SYSU A 869 genomic window:
- a CDS encoding protein-L-isoaspartate O-methyltransferase encodes MEPAVLREDMVDGLESPPRDILADEDLAVAMRDVPRHAFIDDERTAYADREHEALGTRVLAPSTVARLLQALALEDDETVLIVGAGVGYTAAVTAELVGETNVHAVDISRPLVVEARGNLADAGYDGVLVDCRDGANGLPEYAPFDRILLEAAAVDPPRALLEQLTGEGRLVFPRGTHQQRLEAVSADGNVDRFGPVSFDPLLVEGEQSGAVERNRTTREDRERAQRRAESRHGWEQDWIEWEETIEQ; translated from the coding sequence ATGGAACCCGCGGTACTGCGAGAGGATATGGTCGACGGCCTCGAGTCCCCGCCGAGGGACATCCTCGCAGACGAGGACCTCGCTGTCGCGATGCGCGACGTCCCTCGGCACGCGTTCATCGACGACGAGCGAACGGCCTACGCTGACCGCGAACACGAGGCGCTGGGCACGCGCGTCCTCGCACCGAGCACCGTCGCTCGCTTGCTCCAGGCGCTGGCCCTCGAGGACGACGAGACCGTGCTGATCGTCGGTGCCGGCGTCGGCTACACGGCGGCCGTCACAGCCGAACTCGTCGGTGAGACGAACGTTCACGCCGTCGACATCTCTCGGCCGCTGGTCGTCGAAGCCCGGGGGAACCTCGCTGACGCAGGCTACGACGGTGTCCTCGTCGACTGCCGCGACGGTGCGAACGGCCTCCCCGAGTACGCTCCCTTCGATCGTATCTTGCTCGAGGCCGCAGCCGTCGATCCGCCTCGCGCGCTGCTCGAGCAGTTGACTGGCGAGGGACGACTGGTCTTCCCACGTGGCACGCACCAGCAGCGACTCGAGGCCGTCTCTGCCGACGGTAACGTCGATCGATTCGGCCCCGTTTCGTTCGATCCATTACTGGTCGAGGGCGAACAGTCGGGGGCCGTCGAGCGCAACCGAACGACGCGTGAGGACCGCGAACGAGCGCAGCGACGTGCCGAGTCCCGCCACGGCTGGGAGCAGGACTGGATCGAGTGGGAGGAAACGATCGAGCAGTAG